A part of Solibacillus sp. FSL H8-0538 genomic DNA contains:
- a CDS encoding redoxin domain-containing protein: MVKNLISIIIIMGLITIVAMNVLGNEKETVKTAQTAKKNETASTNEKEDTTYQVEYVAPDFELKTFEGETVRLSDYVGKKVILNFWATWCPPCKKEVPHMQKVYEEYKNQGVEILAVNVTNKDKGEEAVAKFVKEHGLTFEVLLDEEGFVGNTYQVLTLPTTYMIDTKGNMVDIIEGPMNEALMKELINKAE; encoded by the coding sequence GTGGTTAAAAATTTGATTTCCATCATTATTATCATGGGTTTAATAACGATAGTTGCGATGAATGTTCTCGGTAACGAGAAAGAAACAGTGAAAACAGCACAAACAGCTAAAAAAAACGAAACAGCATCTACTAATGAAAAAGAGGATACGACATATCAAGTAGAGTATGTAGCACCAGATTTTGAGTTGAAAACGTTTGAAGGTGAAACAGTACGTTTGTCGGATTATGTAGGTAAAAAGGTGATTTTAAATTTTTGGGCAACATGGTGCCCACCTTGTAAAAAAGAAGTGCCACATATGCAAAAGGTTTATGAAGAGTATAAAAATCAAGGTGTTGAAATTTTAGCAGTTAACGTAACAAATAAGGATAAGGGAGAAGAAGCGGTTGCTAAATTTGTGAAAGAACATGGACTTACTTTTGAAGTTTTGTTAGATGAAGAAGGGTTTGTAGGTAATACATATCAAGTACTTACGCTGCCAACGACTTATATGATTGATACAAAAGGAAACATGGTTGACATCATTGAAGGTCCAATGAATGAGGCATTGATGAAAGAATTAATTAACAAGGCTGAATAA
- a CDS encoding copper resistance D family protein produces the protein MEILVIISQALLYLCFSVLVGSFILLLVPSKYRPDIKIPKRIFLLSAITLPVFAFIPVLDITLYIAPRLGLLETFKIVLTTYTVGTAWDFTLLGSVVLVLLISFARSTEQGIFSFLGALLTFGLILTVAWSSHAGALDPIIGIISDFLHLTAISIWVGILLIISWCSINKNNWLKFLNWFSLVAICCLAVTALSGLFLMDVMVDGYIGSWMVSYGQGLLIKHLFLLPLIFYALVNSLIVKYRLSKDASFNPIPWIRVEGFILLTIFTITAAFSQHSPPHGNYLTNDAVSPLFRLFHADIINSSSTIGFVVNLDTVLFFFLSILFIGLIVLSFFKKAPIIVSFLFSCLFVTSIYFMLMVTVVIR, from the coding sequence ATGGAAATATTAGTAATTATTAGTCAGGCGCTTTTATATTTATGCTTTTCGGTCTTAGTTGGAAGTTTTATTCTTCTACTTGTCCCAAGCAAATATCGTCCTGACATAAAAATTCCAAAGCGCATATTCCTTCTTAGTGCCATTACACTACCAGTTTTCGCATTTATTCCTGTTCTTGATATTACATTATATATTGCTCCACGCTTAGGTTTACTTGAAACGTTTAAAATTGTTTTAACAACCTATACAGTTGGGACTGCATGGGATTTTACCCTACTTGGCTCCGTTGTGTTAGTTCTATTAATTTCATTTGCGAGATCTACTGAACAGGGCATCTTTTCTTTTTTAGGGGCACTATTAACATTTGGACTAATTTTAACAGTTGCTTGGTCAAGCCATGCAGGTGCTCTTGATCCAATAATAGGAATTATAAGCGACTTTCTTCATTTAACAGCGATCAGCATTTGGGTAGGGATTCTACTTATTATTTCTTGGTGTTCGATTAATAAAAATAATTGGCTCAAATTTTTGAACTGGTTTTCGTTAGTTGCTATTTGCTGTTTAGCTGTTACGGCTCTTAGTGGCTTGTTTCTAATGGATGTAATGGTTGATGGGTATATCGGATCTTGGATGGTTTCGTATGGACAAGGATTATTAATAAAACATTTATTCCTACTGCCACTTATTTTTTATGCTTTAGTGAATAGTTTAATTGTTAAATATCGATTATCTAAAGATGCGTCATTCAATCCAATTCCATGGATTCGTGTGGAAGGCTTTATTTTATTGACAATTTTTACGATTACAGCTGCTTTTTCACAACACTCACCCCCTCATGGCAATTATTTAACGAATGATGCAGTGTCACCTTTATTTCGTCTATTTCACGCTGACATTATCAACTCTAGTAGTACAATTGGCTTTGTTGTGAACTTAGATACAGTACTGTTCTTTTTCCTATCCATCTTATTTATAGGATTAATTGTATTATCATTTTTCAAAAAAGCACCGATTATTGTATCTTTTCTGTTTAGTTGTCTATTTGTGACTAGTATCTACTTCATGTTAATGGTGACTGTGGTAATTCGCTAA
- a CDS encoding copper resistance CopC family protein, with the protein MKHIFSAAAAALLALSLSNSAFAHSHLGESNPANGDVVTEPLNEIVIEFDGQIEQGSFIDVTTTSGQTVELQEIIIGEGTLTGTVAEPLPNNEYQVNWSIISADGHPLDGEFSFTVNAPDPETVEEVTEEPSETTKAIEETNGKTEQSTEIKEVVSADEEGESSSTTVILIVLLVIVAVSGFFFLTKRKK; encoded by the coding sequence TTGAAACATATTTTTTCTGCTGCAGCAGCAGCCTTACTAGCATTGTCTCTTTCAAATAGTGCATTTGCTCACTCACATTTAGGAGAATCCAATCCAGCAAATGGTGACGTTGTAACGGAACCATTAAATGAAATTGTTATTGAATTTGACGGTCAAATTGAACAAGGTAGTTTTATAGATGTAACAACGACATCGGGTCAAACTGTTGAACTACAAGAAATTATTATTGGTGAAGGTACATTAACAGGAACTGTTGCTGAGCCACTTCCAAATAACGAATATCAAGTTAATTGGAGTATTATTAGTGCAGATGGTCACCCATTAGATGGAGAATTCTCATTTACAGTAAATGCGCCAGATCCTGAAACAGTAGAAGAAGTAACAGAGGAACCTTCAGAAACAACGAAAGCGATTGAAGAAACAAACGGAAAAACTGAGCAATCGACAGAAATTAAAGAAGTAGTTTCAGCGGATGAAGAGGGAGAATCATCTTCCACGACAGTAATTCTAATCGTTCTTTTAGTTATCGTTGCAGTAAGTGGTTTCTTCTTCCTTACAAAAAGAAAGAAATAA